Within Aspergillus oryzae RIB40 DNA, chromosome 2, the genomic segment GAGGAGGTAACGCTTGGAGCACCCCCGATCCTGCCCCAGCTGCTGAGCCCTCAGGTccgtcgatgatgaaggtccCTGACACCCTGactgccaatgacatcggGGCCGGCTGGGGCGCTACGGCCTCCACATCCGGAGGTTCGAAGCAAGCACCGACAGTGGCTGCGGACGAAGATTTCGGAGGATGGACCAGTGCGGCACCTATCTCATCCACGACAGCAGCCACTACGACTAATATGAGCGTTCCATCTAAACCGGCAGGCGGGTTTAGCGGGGCTGATGATCTATTTTCTAATGTATGGGAGTAGTTGTTCCCCTCCTATATTGACCCAGAGTTGCACATACTTGGTGTTATGTTAGACCTCAGCGCCAGATCGcaatttatttcttattaCCTATTTCATTCGTCTTATGCCCTTTTAcgtcttccctttttgtctttgaacGTCTAGATGCTCCATCTTGCCTTATTTCTCCTATGCGACACTGCAACCTGCTTTCATCTGATCACGACTTGGGACATGGAGTTAGGGCTGTAAAATGGGCGGTCTTTCTGGACAAAATGTTTTGTAGCAATGGTTCATAATGGCCCCAACGGGCATTTtcatgatgttcaagatgtCACTGGTTATTATGAATGGCATTATTAATTAACACTTCTTGGGTGTAAGGGAAACCAATGTCTTTGTTTATCCCAGCGGATATGTTGTTGGGGAAAAAGCGGCGCGGAGTCGGACCGAAAGCGTTTGATGTATTTTGATACTTAACTCTATTTCATTAATCATTCCTCCTGGCTAAAGATCCCCACTTTGGAATCTCGGCAGGCTTATGTATAGCAATGGTTATTGATCCAATGCAAGGCGGCAAAACCTTCCTATAGATATGCAATAATTACTCCGAgtgagtacggagtactggcAGATGCACCATACCTTAATCTAACAATGTCTCGACAAGCTAATATTGAGAACGGCCAATCCTTGACGTTTCACATACTCGTCTAAAATCATAAAATTGAAAGGGCCTTTTTGCTAGCTAGTCTTATACAATTGTAAGACTCTTTTCCACGGATTCTACTCAATTACTGATTCGCGAAGAGCGGTTTGATCCCGTGATGGCGGATTATCGCAGGCCGATACCGACCGGGAAGGAACTACCCCAGTCTGTGACGTCTACGCCCAGGGTCCGGCTAAGCTGTGAATTGTGTCGCCAACGGAAGGTAAAATGTGACAAGCTTAATCCCTGCACGAATTGCCAGCGTTTCGGCGCTACATGTGTTCCTGTTGAACGGGCGCGACTGCCGCGAGGCCGGTCTGGCAGGGTAACGGGAAAGAATGCCTCTGGACAGGACACAGGCTTGAAAGACCGTGTGGATAGACTTGAAGAGCTACTCCGAGAATTGACTGAACATGATGATGGCACCATCGCCGCACAGGTCGGATCCAGTAGCTCGGGCAGTTCAGATCAAGCGCCTGCCAACAAGAAAGCAGATAAGTCCGAGCCTGGGACGGAGAATTCGCTTTGGGCGAACATTTTAAAAGAGGTAGAATGGCTCTATTTGGACTCCATTTAGCAAACATCTCTCTAATGGCACGATAACAGATACACGATATACGCGGCACTAAGAGTTATGGCTCAACCAATGAGGACCGTACTTTCAACAGTGATGCTATGAAATTTAGGAAGCTTCTTGCCACACCAAGGGGACTTGGTTCGTCAATGGCCACTAAAGAGCCAATTCTCACGAGACAGGCCGAGAGAAACCTAGTTCAGGTTTTTCTAAAGAAAGTTGATCCAGCCTTCAAAATTCTACATGCCCCCTCATTGAAAGCGTTTCTACTCGATGGCAAACCCTACCTCGACTATGAGCCGGGACATATGGCTCCTGCCGCACTTTCGTCTGCAATCCACTTTGCAGCAGCATGTAGCGCTACGGAAGATGAGAGTAATGATTTACTTGGCTGTAACAAAGCCTGGCTAGTGGCACGGTATCAGCAAGAGTCAGAGGCAGCTTTAGCAAAAGCGGACTTCATGACCAGCAATGACTTGACTATCCTGCAAgcttttgttctgtttctggTAAGTGCCCCTGTTACCTACTATTCCTATTCTTAGAAAAACTCTTCTAACAATATGGCGAAATCAGCTAGCTTCGCGGTCTCAAGACTCGAGTCGACGGGTCTGGACTATGCTGAGCATGGCCCTTCGTATCGCCCAAGCACTTTTACTTCATCTCCCTGAGCTACCGTTTCCTGTACGGCCGTTCGAACGTGAACTGCGTCGACGTCTATGGACCTACATTGGCCTTCTCGATATACAGTGCTCCTTGGAGCGCGCATCGGAGCCCATGATGCAAGCGAAATGGGTGGACTCAAACCCACCCTCAAATGTCAACGATTGTGACATATTTTTCGGCATGGATGGCCCAGTACAAGAATCGGAAGGTTTCACAGAGATGACCTTCGCATTGATGACCCTAAAAGCGCAAAACACCGTTCGGTTGCTCAATTTCTCAGACTTCATCGACAAAACCGTGAGTTGTGTCAACAAACGTCAACAGCTCGTACTCGAATTCCAAGAGACAGCTTCAAAGCTACTCCAGAATTCCCAACCCGACAAAATTCCGTTCCACTGGTACACCAGACAGGTAGCCGAGATCATAAGCGCCTCCTTACAACTAATCGTCCTCCGGCCATTACAACGAAACGCGAAGTTCATCCCTCCCCGCGTTCGCGGAGACCGTCTCCTCCAGATAGCCGTCGACGTCCTGAAGAAGTCGAAAACCATCCGCAACGACCCAAGAGGCCAGTCATGGCGATGGTGCGAATTCATGTTCGTCCCATGGCATTCACTGGCCGTAGCCATTGCCGAACTGTGCGTCTGCGAGGACCACTCCCTAATGGAAAGTTTCTGGGGCCCTGTCCGAGATGCATACGAGAACCTGGGCGACCTAATCGCCGATTCGCGTAGAGGGATGATCTGGAAACCGATGGAGAAAATCATGGCGCAAGCAGAAGCAAAACGAAATGAACTATTAGCGGTATCGAATGTCGTCTCATACCCGACGCATTTTCCTGGAACTGCTGCTCCCTTACAAGTGCCGGTTTGCTCTCAGCGGAGTATGCAACCCTCTGTGGCGTTGACGGGGGATATTATCCCAAACACGGGCGCTTATACTGAGGCTGTCCCTATTGTGACTCTTCCAGAGACGGTTGAGCTTGGTCCTTGGCCGAGTGTCTGGGATGCGGTTGATTTTGGGTGCCCGGTAGCTACCAATGAGATGTCTTGGCTGAACTATGAGAACTTCATTGAGGACGTTTATGAAACTATGGACTATACCCTGCTATCCCATTGATTAGCAACGACTTGGTATCTGGCCTGAGCTGTGAAGCCAGTTACCCAACTACCCTAGGCGACGACATATATACTCAAATTCAAGTATTGAATTAGATAGTCTAGAAACGCTCGTTAGACTAAACCATGGCTTATACAACCATCCCTAGAAGCCAACACAGCCAAACAAACTCACCATCCAGCAGACGGGGGTCCAAACTCCCTCGCTCAGTTACGTTTACCCACTCCATATAGTACACAAATCGACGACGAAGGTAGAGCAAATGCAGAATTACCGAGGGCGAAAACAACCATTTAtggaaaaaaagataatgTGCCACACACAATaagcgaaaaaaaaaagggggggatAGCAGCCATTCACCATTTCTACCTCAGAACCCAGACGCCATGTAGAGTCAAGTTACATTAGCCCTCCCGACATTAACAGATTCATCTCTGATCTCTTAGACAAGAATAGAACTCAACTCCACTGCGCTTTCGCACGAGCCCGATACATACGTCCGCACGTGAACATGGATAGGGAtgggaaaacaagaaaagacccGTTATCCGagttaataataatattGAAATAGAGATATCAGAGGAAATGCAGGGTATTTGTACAACAGATAGCAGAAGGATaatgtaaagaaaaaagggggaacCGGAGGAATGATACGACAGATAGAAGAGTGGGATTCAAAAAGTGCCGAGAGGAGCTCATTTAGTAAATAGGTAGGTAGTATTTTGTAAGAGAAGCTCTGGCCGGACAATGAATTTCCTTGttgattttttctttctttttttctgttggGTTTAGTAATATTCCTCCCTTTCTAGGATCATAATTAACTCGGTGAGTTCCTTGCGTAGTGACCGGTTACGGTCCCAAATCTCGACGATCCTTGGGCGATGGCTAAGGAATACGGCCTTCTTCCACGATAGACCGTCGTATTGCTGTGCGACTCGGTCCGGTAGATTTCTTGCAAGGTTGCGCAGGACCAATGCAGCCTTGTACGCCACTCCAACGGGTTCTCCTCTCTCGTTGACGGGTGTGTCCAGGTAGAACCATTTACGAACGATACGTTCCTGGAGGACAGGGcgttttgaagatggtgcctCAGCATCCGCGGGTCGCTCTTCAGGCAAATGTGAAGAAACGTGGCCTGCCACCATGGCGGTGTTAGCACTGGGGCCAGACGAGCGGAATTTAGTACAGTTGTCCCAAAGGCAGGTGTGTATTGGTGACTCGGCTTTGTCCAGATTATAGTGACCCGGCTCCTCGCCACTTGTGGCAAGGTTCATATGATCTGAGAAAACATGGTTGCGAAGATCTGTAGGAGTTTTGAAGGCGCGTTGGCAGGTTTTGGATGGTTTCGAATTGTCCGTCCACTTGCAGAACAGATAAGGGAAGCCTTGGAAAGTGTAGGCAGTCTCCAGAGGCCTGAtacccttgatgatgaaccTGGTAGTTGCGCCAGGTCCATTGATGACCTGCGCCTGTGCATTTGTGAAGGTTGTGCTGACATTCTTGATGAACTCGGCTGCCGGTAGAACCCCCCCGCCAGGAACCCGAGGGTCTGCGAATCGGCTTTGATACGCTTGCCATAGGGCGATCTGCGTGATCTCACAATCAGCATCTTCGACGAAGCAACAACGCAACCACCGAGAGCTGCGCTCAGGCTCAGACAGCTCCATTAGGTCTTTCAAGAGCTCCGGGGGGACACGAGGAATTTCCGAAGGTGGCGGTGctactttctcttcttgcaaAACCGTTTCCTTCTTGCTGGGTCGCGCATCGTGCGTTAATAAGGCGATCATGCGCGGCGCAAAAACAATAGGAAGGTTGAAAATATCGATCAAATTCTCAATGTTCTCCCGAGAAAGCGTATACTGATACCAGAAGTCCAGTGCGCCGCTCAGGATATCTCTATCCTGGTCAAGCAGCGTGTGGAAGTACAACTGTTGCAGGGTATCCTTTGGTACACGTTCCATTGCCCGGTTTGCCTCCTGATCGTCTAGTTCCGTTGAAAAATGAGTAAGAGCCCAGAGGGCACGAATAACGTGAGCACGGTCTGGTGACTCGAGACAGCCGAGCAAGGAGATCCAGAGTGGATCTTCAGGGTCAGTCCTCATGAACTTAGTGACTTCCTCCGCAATATCCAACGCGTCATTCTTGATTTCATTCAGGCGTGGCTGGTTAGGGAGGTTGATTAGAATAACTAGGAAATCCCTCAGCAGTCCTTTGGCGTAACGCGATACGTAAAAAGCGTTTTCCTTCAGCAAAACCATATTCCGGAGAACCAATGTGGCCTCCTTAACGTTCCGAAGACGGTGATTGAATTCATAAGTTTCAAGAGTGTCGTCTGGTAGGGTTACGGGTATctgtttgatcttctccaaaatATCTCGTGTACCGTGTAGCGAGTTCAACACATTGACACGGTCGGTGGGTTGTCGAAAATCATACTGAAGTTCCCATTTCACGCCAGTGCAAAGGATGGATATATCTATGGCTTTCTCCATCAGGGTCTCCGCAAGCAGTGGAAAACCTTCAAACTTGAATTTATCCCATCTCTGGTTGGAGATTTGCACAAGGTGGTACAGCGCGAAATCGACCTCGTCCGATATTCCTGACTGTAGGCCGTAATGGGCCCGTTTGTAGATATGATCCGCTGGTAAAGTGTCAGTTATGCCTACAAAGCTAAGATATAGCACGAGCCCACGTACACTTCGGTACCTCCAAGTATCTGAGGGGGAAATATGGATCGTAAAAATCAGGTTGCTTTGCTGTCTTTCCTCTGTCATTAAGGCCAATAAAGAGGCCTGGCCTGTTTCCAGGCGTAGCTACCTCACGTGTGGACATCGGAACCTTCTGCTCCCTCCCTTCCCAACTATCGATTGTGGGATGAGGGCTATTTGAGGCGACGGAGTTGGTGTGAGTCTGAGACATTGATACTGGTTGTGGGGATTGCGGGTGTGCGTGCACATGTGAGCGTCTAACTGGCGCAGTATCTGGGATGAAGGGCTGGTTGGCTTTGGGGGCTTGCCGCAAGCCCTCTACTGACAGTCAATATAAGTTCAACGATTGCAAAGGTAGTCCCATTAAAGGAGAAAGGCATCACTTACCACGCAGGGACGTGCGTGGTGTAGCAGTACTCATTTTTAACTGGACCCAACCTAGTCGCAGCTGAGTGAAGGGTTACCTAAATAAGTTCCAATACTggagctttcttctttactgAGTTCCCTTTGAAAACCCAAAGCCAAACTCACACGACTTAGGAGCACTAGTTGTCGGGAAACTTCGTGTTGACTCCAGAATCTCGGTCTTCAGCCTGTGTTTGGATATAGTATAACGTAGTAGAGCGCGCAAATCGATCGTAAGCGTTTGATCGTGCCTTTTCGCTTCCTCTTGTCAAGCCAGGGATCCGGTTGCGAACGAGGGGTaggatgatatccttcggtAGAGACAGGATCGACTGTCGAGCTCGAACAGGTCTACACTTGCGTGAAGTCGTGGGTTTTAGGCGCGTTTCAAAGCTATCGGGAAAGCACTCTCTgttgaaggaaagaggatgCGATTGCCGCACGAAAACACAAGTCCGCGTCACAGAGTATTGATGAAAGTGGTGCGACGACCCTGCGCGGGCAATGGGAACAATCGGCGACAGGAATAATTGAAATCTGAGCGTCAATGCTTAAGTTGTGGCCCTTGGTGGGCTTCGTGAACGCAACCTGATCGCTGATCCTGCGATCCGTCCTACCATTTCAGACAAAAGTCCGCGCAGCAGCCAACAGCCAGGAAAGCAGGCCTCAGGCGCGTTCCCGGACTATCTGTACTTCCGCTTCCGGTATGTTTCCCATAGTTCCCTGCTGACTCATTTATTCACGCCTTGTTACTAAGGCAGAAACTAATCTTCCCCGGATCTACAATCTAATCACGCCCCAGATGTCATATCACTTGTACCGGATAGTTCTAGTGGAGCGCTATCTACGATACGGCAGCatttactttactttttcctTACGATAAAATTTTTTTCCCATAAAAGTTTCTACGTTACTAAGATCAATGGTGATCAGTACTAGTGATTCCATTGTATGTTGGGACCGTCTCGAATGATTGGCTGCTCCCAAAGTCACCTGTCATCTACATAGTATAATTCAGGTGATcagtactactagtacctACTAGCACTTACCTTAGTCCAGCCCCAGGGCTACTTCTACGCTTTGAGCCATAGTCAATTGTTAAGTT encodes:
- a CDS encoding Zn(II)2Cys6 transcription factor (predicted protein) yields the protein MADYRRPIPTGKELPQSVTSTPRVRLSCELCRQRKVKCDKLNPCTNCQRFGATCVPVERARLPRGRSGRVTGKNASGQDTGLKDRVDRLEELLRELTEHDDGTIAAQVGSSSSGSSDQAPANKKADKSEPGTENSLWANILKEIHDIRGTKSYGSTNEDRTFNSDAMKFRKLLATPRGLGSSMATKEPILTRQAERNLVQVFLKKVDPAFKILHAPSLKAFLLDGKPYLDYEPGHMAPAALSSAIHFAAACSATEDESNDLLGCNKAWLVARYQQESEAALAKADFMTSNDLTILQAFVLFLLASRSQDSSRRVWTMLSMALRIAQALLLHLPELPFPVRPFERELRRRLWTYIGLLDIQCSLERASEPMMQAKWVDSNPPSNVNDCDIFFGMDGPVQESEGFTEMTFALMTLKAQNTVRLLNFSDFIDKTVSCVNKRQQLVLEFQETASKLLQNSQPDKIPFHWYTRQVAEIISASLQLIVLRPLQRNAKFIPPRVRGDRLLQIAVDVLKKSKTIRNDPRGQSWRWCEFMFVPWHSLAVAIAELCVCEDHSLMESFWGPVRDAYENLGDLIADSRRGMIWKPMEKIMAQAEAKRNELLAVSNVVSYPTHFPGTAAPLQVPVCSQRSMQPSVALTGDIIPNTGAYTEAVPIVTLPETVELGPWPSVWDAVDFGCPVATNEMSWLNYENFIEDVYETMDYTLLSH
- a CDS encoding putative chromatin remodeling complex subunit (Rsc9) (predicted protein), producing MSTATPRTSLREGLRQAPKANQPFIPDTAPVRRSHVHAHPQSPQPVSMSQTHTNSVASNSPHPTIDSWEGREQKVPMSTREVATPGNRPGLFIGLNDRGKTAKQPDFYDPYFPLRYLEVPKSDHIYKRAHYGLQSGISDEVDFALYHLVQISNQRWDKFKFEGFPLLAETLMEKAIDISILCTGVKWELQYDFRQPTDRVNVLNSLHGTRDILEKIKQIPVTLPDDTLETYEFNHRLRNVKEATLVLRNMVLLKENAFYVSRYAKGLLRDFLVILINLPNQPRLNEIKNDALDIAEEVTKFMRTDPEDPLWISLLGCLESPDRAHVIRALWALTHFSTELDDQEANRAMERVPKDTLQQLYFHTLLDQDRDILSGALDFWYQYTLSRENIENLIDIFNLPIVFAPRMIALLTHDARPSKKETVLQEEKVAPPPSEIPRVPPELLKDLMELSEPERSSRWLRCCFVEDADCEITQIALWQAYQSRFADPRVPGGGVLPAAEFIKNVSTTFTNAQAQVINGPGATTRFIIKGIRPLETAYTFQGFPYLFCKWTDNSKPSKTCQRAFKTPTDLRNHVFSDHMNLATSGEEPGHYNLDKAESPIHTCLWDNCTKFRSSGPSANTAMVAGHVSSHLPEERPADAEAPSSKRPVLQERIVRKWFYLDTPVNERGEPVGVAYKAALVLRNLARNLPDRVAQQYDGLSWKKAVFLSHRPRIVEIWDRNRSLRKELTELIMILEREEYY